A single genomic interval of Psychroserpens sp. NJDZ02 harbors:
- a CDS encoding type VI secretion system Vgr family protein yields the protein MALQTSTEIFISGIPIQSYVSLKLSQEIDAHHDLELVCRTDVVERLSQELIGDSKEYLGGIITIVIKAFSDFGTFKELEFKGIINKIIGTKGFHHDSGDLITLHAKSASILADDGGHYASFSDMTLFDILNQTFLGYDVGKLETSFKPVSSDTIHYSVQHNQSAFSYASRLAAYYNEWFYYDGKKLVFGSPSAEETELAYGVDLQKLSLELSTVPNSFDYFTNDYLTDQLHKKSSRDVEISSNGYHGFTDIKSKELFNKQTQVYHNLYSDASLKPRLDTQVEQYTKAQAIQQVVAKGISDNPGVNLGEIVNIKGYGAFRIIKVIHTNIEDGVYQNEFEAVTTDINVYPKTNILAFPRSETQVATVVENVDPDGISRVQVQFPWQKLSGALTPWLRVVSPHAGGDKGFHFIPEKGEEVLVGFEGGNAERPYVHGSMYTGTAQPGNFQSGANDIKAIQSRSGNKMVLDDNVGSMLLTDKGTASMMMDGAGNTIVTTNASHTTTVGEESSVLKMDADGNIDLTGKEKLTITIGESSITMKKDGTIKIKGKAITVEGDDIGVGANKSTAIFSPSNHIAGNTKMDGGDVFIN from the coding sequence ATGGCACTACAAACCAGTACAGAGATATTTATATCTGGCATACCAATACAATCTTATGTTAGTTTAAAACTTTCACAAGAAATTGATGCACATCACGATTTAGAATTAGTTTGTCGGACTGATGTTGTTGAACGATTATCCCAAGAATTAATAGGAGATAGTAAAGAATATTTGGGAGGTATAATAACCATTGTAATCAAGGCTTTTTCAGATTTCGGGACCTTTAAGGAATTAGAATTTAAGGGGATTATAAATAAAATAATAGGGACAAAAGGATTTCATCATGATAGTGGTGATTTAATCACTTTACATGCAAAAAGTGCTTCAATATTAGCTGACGATGGAGGACATTATGCTTCTTTTAGTGATATGACCCTCTTTGATATTCTAAATCAAACCTTTTTAGGCTACGATGTAGGAAAATTAGAAACTAGTTTTAAACCTGTGTCGTCAGATACAATTCATTATTCAGTACAACACAATCAAAGTGCTTTTAGTTATGCTAGTCGGTTAGCTGCTTATTATAATGAGTGGTTTTATTATGATGGTAAAAAACTTGTATTTGGTAGTCCAAGTGCTGAAGAAACAGAGTTGGCTTATGGTGTTGATTTACAAAAATTATCTTTAGAATTGAGCACAGTACCTAACTCTTTCGATTATTTTACTAATGATTATCTTACAGATCAACTACATAAAAAAAGTAGTAGAGATGTAGAAATTTCTTCTAACGGATATCATGGGTTTACAGACATCAAATCTAAAGAATTGTTTAATAAACAAACTCAGGTATACCATAACCTATATAGTGATGCTTCGCTAAAACCAAGATTAGATACTCAAGTAGAACAATATACAAAGGCACAAGCTATACAACAAGTTGTAGCAAAAGGAATAAGTGATAATCCAGGAGTAAATCTTGGAGAAATTGTTAATATAAAAGGTTACGGTGCTTTTAGAATTATTAAAGTAATACATACTAATATAGAGGATGGTGTATATCAAAATGAATTTGAAGCCGTTACAACAGATATTAATGTATATCCCAAAACCAATATTCTGGCGTTTCCTAGAAGTGAGACACAAGTTGCTACTGTTGTAGAAAATGTTGATCCTGATGGAATTAGTCGTGTACAAGTACAATTTCCTTGGCAAAAACTTAGTGGCGCACTAACACCTTGGTTACGTGTAGTCTCTCCTCATGCGGGTGGAGATAAAGGGTTTCATTTTATACCAGAAAAAGGAGAAGAAGTACTAGTGGGATTTGAAGGGGGGAATGCAGAACGACCTTATGTACATGGCAGTATGTATACCGGTACTGCACAGCCAGGTAATTTTCAAAGTGGAGCAAACGATATCAAAGCGATCCAATCCCGTAGTGGGAATAAAATGGTTTTGGATGATAATGTAGGGAGTATGTTACTCACTGATAAAGGAACTGCTTCTATGATGATGGATGGAGCAGGAAATACCATAGTAACTACAAATGCTAGTCATACCACAACGGTAGGAGAAGAGTCTAGCGTGCTGAAAATGGATGCTGATGGGAATATAGACCTTACTGGCAAAGAAAAATTAACGATTACAATAGGCGAAAGTAGTATTACAATGAAGAAAGATGGCACAATCAAAATAAAAGGAAAAGCCATTACTGTTGAAGGCGATGATATTGGGGTCGGGGCTAATAAATCTACAGCAATTTTTTCTCCAAGTAATCATATTGCAGGAAATACAAAAATGGATGGTGGAGATGTATTTATTAATTAG
- a CDS encoding pentapeptide repeat-containing protein, which translates to MIGLEQKINDHLKWLDKEEGNQLDIENEEINNFNFENVDLNSGIFTNVNFTDIDIIEVNLSGSYFFNCVFNNVSFKNVNLRKSEFHDCHFIKCNIEKSNITKTEFFNLKSNNTSFLEVDLGWAFIDGSSFIKCVFDKIIVEGTIIADTEMQNTRFRHLKFSKKYPLKYAEQKNIIYIEDEAVFIKETT; encoded by the coding sequence ATGATAGGTTTAGAGCAGAAAATAAATGATCACTTGAAATGGTTGGACAAAGAAGAAGGTAATCAACTAGATATTGAAAATGAAGAAATAAATAATTTTAATTTTGAGAATGTTGATTTAAATAGTGGAATCTTCACAAATGTTAATTTTACTGATATTGATATTATAGAAGTGAATTTAAGTGGTTCTTACTTTTTTAATTGTGTTTTTAATAATGTTAGTTTTAAAAACGTGAATTTAAGAAAAAGTGAATTTCATGATTGTCATTTTATTAAATGTAATATAGAGAAGTCTAATATCACTAAAACTGAGTTTTTTAATTTGAAATCAAATAACACGAGTTTTTTGGAAGTGGATTTAGGTTGGGCATTTATAGATGGCTCAAGTTTTATTAAATGTGTTTTTGATAAGATTATCGTAGAAGGTACTATTATTGCAGATACTGAAATGCAAAATACTAGATTTAGACACCTCAAGTTTTCTAAAAAGTATCCTTTGAAATATGCAGAACAAAAGAATATTATTTATATTGAAGATGAAGCAGTTTTTATAAAGGAAACTACTTAG
- a CDS encoding AsmA-like C-terminal region-containing protein: MKLKFLKKRKFWWRFIAVIILLPILFFSSVVLYIYSEQDDIIQNEIADLNKQHQGLITIGDTHLSLFNNFPDISFKVDDVKIYETKDTNASPILDVADIYTGFNIWDIINGNYNIRSLIIEEGFFDIVLHKDGTINLQNALESFEETETTSDDFVNIQLQRIQLHNLDIHKKDETENTDLETFIYEGKGGFTINNELISGHIDTEFEMNLIDNGDTTYVRHKHFELHTDLALNQNTGLLTVKPSGIKMEHGDFEIEGTIDTKNDVDLDLSIKGTKPNFDMLIAFAPEDVIPVLERYSNAGKIYFNALVKGRTLNQQMPFFDVHFGASEAFLENTDKGKRVDDMGFSGHFTNGEDRNLRTMKFSLTDMTAKLETGTFLGNIVIENFEEPEVNMQLNVDFNLEFMASFLNLKDIENTSGNVSLEMNFHDIIDIDHPELSLNTLNQAYFTELKVTNLSVSSAELPAPLKQLNAHLIMNGKKATLDQFDMILGKSDVSVTGYLSDFPAIIHHTNTPVDAHLEIKSNLLDISEITRYSAIDSTGIDEQIKNLSMGFSFKSSAKAFTESQYLPEGEFFIDSLHAQLKHYPHKLHDFHIDFLIGDKDLKIVDFTGFIDNTDFHFNGQVYNYGFWMQDQLNGDVDLDITLTSNVLRLEDIFSYQGENYVPKEYRHEEFEKLVLHLNSSMHYKDSALHSIDLDLDKLTTKMHLHPLRFENFKGRFHYEDEHLVIQKFNGKIGRTIFGVDLNYYLGDDEAIKKRDNYLALKANYIDFDQLFNFNTSPSTTNQVTTPKKDTETADVKAHAEAFNLYELPFTDMTFDINIGHFIYHRIDLQNIKAELRTTQNHYIHVDTMSMNAAGGNFKMSGYFNGSDPKHIYMKPDLVAEHVDIDKLLFKFENFGQDHLVSENLKGTVSSRIKGKIRVYPDLVPDLDQSEIHMDVEVLNGKLQNYDPISMLSDYMGDKNLRNIKFDTLRNHLDITNGRITIPNMTIESTLGHLELSGTQDSDHNIEYYVRIPWETIKQAARYKLFAKKNNPDSTVEMEDDDIIELDPNKKIRYLNLKLHGNMDDFKVSMKKAKKSEKE, from the coding sequence ATGAAGTTAAAATTCTTAAAAAAACGAAAGTTCTGGTGGCGGTTTATTGCTGTTATAATCTTACTACCAATACTTTTTTTTAGTAGCGTAGTATTATATATTTATTCAGAACAAGACGATATTATTCAAAATGAAATTGCTGATTTAAATAAACAACACCAAGGTTTGATCACAATCGGTGACACTCATTTGTCACTTTTCAACAACTTTCCTGATATTTCTTTTAAGGTAGATGATGTAAAAATCTATGAAACTAAAGACACTAATGCATCACCAATCCTAGATGTTGCTGACATTTATACGGGTTTCAATATATGGGATATTATAAACGGAAACTATAATATTCGGTCACTTATTATAGAAGAAGGGTTTTTTGATATTGTGCTACATAAAGATGGAACAATCAACCTTCAAAATGCTTTAGAATCTTTTGAGGAAACAGAAACAACAAGTGACGACTTTGTAAATATCCAACTACAGCGTATTCAATTACATAATCTAGATATTCATAAAAAAGATGAAACCGAAAATACAGATCTAGAAACTTTCATTTATGAAGGAAAAGGTGGATTTACTATAAATAATGAACTGATTTCTGGTCACATAGATACTGAATTTGAAATGAATTTAATTGATAACGGAGACACCACTTATGTCCGTCACAAACATTTTGAACTTCATACAGACCTCGCACTCAATCAAAACACAGGACTGCTTACCGTTAAACCTTCAGGTATTAAAATGGAACACGGTGATTTTGAAATAGAAGGCACTATAGATACTAAAAACGATGTAGACCTTGATCTTTCTATAAAAGGAACCAAGCCCAATTTTGATATGCTAATTGCTTTTGCGCCAGAAGATGTGATACCTGTTTTGGAACGCTATAGTAATGCAGGAAAAATCTATTTTAATGCTTTAGTTAAAGGACGGACACTCAACCAACAAATGCCCTTTTTTGATGTCCATTTTGGTGCAAGTGAGGCTTTTCTTGAAAATACAGACAAAGGGAAACGCGTAGACGATATGGGGTTTAGTGGTCATTTTACCAATGGCGAAGACCGTAATTTACGCACCATGAAATTCTCATTAACAGATATGACAGCCAAACTAGAAACAGGCACGTTTTTAGGGAATATTGTTATTGAAAATTTTGAAGAACCTGAAGTTAATATGCAATTAAATGTTGACTTTAACTTAGAATTTATGGCTAGTTTTCTTAATCTTAAAGACATAGAAAACACCTCTGGAAATGTGTCGTTAGAAATGAATTTTCATGATATTATAGATATAGACCATCCTGAACTTTCACTAAACACACTTAATCAAGCCTATTTTACAGAGTTAAAAGTAACTAATCTAAGTGTCTCTTCGGCAGAGCTTCCTGCGCCATTAAAACAACTTAACGCGCACCTTATAATGAATGGTAAAAAAGCAACGCTTGATCAATTTGATATGATATTGGGTAAGTCTGACGTATCCGTAACAGGATATTTATCAGATTTTCCTGCCATTATACATCACACTAACACGCCTGTAGACGCGCATTTGGAGATTAAATCCAATCTCCTTGATATTTCAGAAATAACACGCTATTCTGCAATAGACAGCACAGGTATAGACGAACAGATTAAAAATTTAAGTATGGGGTTCTCATTTAAATCTTCGGCTAAAGCCTTTACAGAATCTCAATATTTACCAGAAGGCGAATTTTTTATAGATAGTCTTCATGCACAACTTAAGCATTACCCACATAAATTACATGATTTTCATATCGATTTTCTTATTGGCGATAAAGACCTAAAAATTGTAGATTTCACTGGTTTTATTGACAATACAGATTTCCATTTTAATGGACAAGTCTATAATTATGGCTTTTGGATGCAAGACCAACTTAATGGAGATGTAGATTTGGATATTACCTTAACATCCAATGTATTACGCTTAGAAGACATATTTTCATACCAAGGCGAGAATTATGTCCCTAAAGAGTATCGTCACGAAGAGTTCGAAAAATTAGTCTTACATCTTAATTCTAGTATGCATTACAAAGATTCAGCATTACATTCCATAGATCTAGATCTTGATAAGCTTACTACTAAAATGCATTTACATCCTTTACGATTTGAAAATTTTAAAGGACGTTTTCATTATGAAGATGAGCACCTCGTCATTCAAAAATTTAATGGTAAAATAGGAAGAACTATTTTTGGTGTGGACCTTAATTATTATTTAGGAGATGATGAAGCTATAAAAAAACGAGACAATTACCTTGCGCTAAAAGCAAATTACATAGATTTTGATCAACTTTTTAATTTTAATACTTCACCATCAACAACCAACCAAGTAACAACCCCCAAAAAAGACACGGAAACTGCAGATGTTAAAGCGCACGCAGAGGCGTTTAATTTGTACGAACTTCCATTTACAGATATGACATTTGATATCAATATCGGTCATTTTATATATCATCGTATTGATTTACAAAATATTAAAGCGGAGTTGCGTACCACGCAAAATCATTATATCCACGTTGATACCATGTCTATGAATGCGGCTGGAGGTAACTTTAAAATGTCGGGTTATTTTAATGGTAGTGACCCAAAACATATTTACATGAAACCCGATTTAGTGGCAGAGCATGTAGATATAGATAAACTACTGTTTAAGTTTGAAAACTTTGGGCAAGATCACTTAGTGTCAGAAAATTTAAAAGGTACTGTGTCTTCTAGAATTAAAGGTAAAATTAGAGTGTATCCAGATTTAGTACCTGATTTGGATCAATCAGAAATCCATATGGATGTAGAAGTCCTAAATGGAAAATTACAAAATTATGATCCTATATCCATGTTGTCAGATTATATGGGTGATAAAAATCTTAGAAACATAAAATTTGATACCCTTAGAAATCATTTAGATATTACTAATGGGCGCATAACTATACCAAACATGACTATCGAGTCTACGCTAGGACATTTGGAGTTGTCAGGCACACAAGATAGCGATCATAATATCGAATATTATGTCAGAATTCCTTGGGAAACCATAAAACAGGCAGCACGTTATAAGCTATTTGCTAAAAAAAATAATCCCGATAGTACTGTAGAAATGGAGGATGACGACATTATAGAGCTTGATCCTAATAAAAAAATACGCTACCTCAACTTAAAATTACATGGTAACATGGATGATTTTAAAGTGTCCATGAAAAAAGCAAAAAAGAGTGAAAAGGAATAA